DNA from Gramella sp. MAR_2010_147:
GTACTCGGGGTTGCTCTAATAGATAGAATAAGACTGGATGACCCTGTGGGCGCTGTTGCTGTTCACTTAATATGCGGAATTTGGGGAACACTCGCTGTTGGTATTTTCGGAAATATGGCAGGATTCGACCAGTTTATCACTCAGCTTATTGGAGTAGCTTGTTATGCCGCGATTTGTATTGTTGGATCTTTTATTATTTTCTATGTCCTAAAAATCACTATTGGAATCAGGGTATCAGCCAAAGAAGAAACCGAAGGTCTTGACATGCATGAGCATGGCATGGATGCGTATCCCGATTTCGGCTTAAATCAACACTAAGAACAAAATTGGCTAAATAAAAAACGGAGCGTTCCTCCAAACGCTCCGTATAAAATAACCACTTATAATTCATGATCAATAGATCAACCGAGTCACAACACTATGAGTTAAATCAAATTAATCAATATCATTATGAAAGCAATTACATCATCAAAATTAGTAAAATTTCTGTTTTTATTACCTATAGCGCTCTCTACTTCTTCCCTCATTGCACAAGAAGAAGAGGAATCACCAAAATTCACTATAAATGGTAGTATAGATGCCTACTTTAGAACCAATTTCAATGGTTTAAATAAGGCTGTAGAACTAGTAGGGGGCGACGAGGTTTCCTTTACTCCTGCTGCTCCTGCCTCATCGTTTGCCAACGATCCTGGATTCGCTATCGGGATGGCTAATGTAATATTGGGTTATGAAGGAGATAAAGTTGGGTTTGTGGCCGACCTGGTTTTTGGACCACGAGGAGAAGATGCTGTGTTTCTTTCTCAGCCTTCCACAAATATTGTAAACCAGCTTTATGCCTATTATAAAGTAAACGATGCTCTAAAATTTACTTTAGGAAACTGGAATACATTTTTGGGCTATGAAGTAATCTCACCCGTTGCAAATTTCAACTATTCTACTTCATATATGTTCTCCTACGGACCCTTTTCTCATACGGGATTAAAGGCAGATTTCAGCTTTGACGATAACTGGACGGGAATGCTGGCTGTTATGAACCCAACAGACTACACTGAATTCAATCCTATTGGAAAATATTCTCTTGGCGCCCAATTAGGATACTCCAATGCTTATGGAAATGCTTATCTTAATTTCATTTATGGCGAACAATCACTTTCAGACGATGCTTTGTTTCAGATTGATCTTACTACCGGTTGGGATCTTACAGAAAGCTTTTATTTAGGATTTAACGGGACCTATCAAGATACAGAAGGAATAGGCTTTTATGGAGCGGCACTGTATCCGCAACTTGCCTTTTCTGAAAGTTTTGGACTAGGATTAAGAGCAGAATATTTTAAAGAACTGGAAGAAGGTGGTCCTGCTTATGGAGCAGATGTAAGATCTCTGGACTTTACATTAACCGCAAGTTATAATGTTGGTGGCTTAATTATTAAGCCAGAACTGAGACTTGATAGTATCTCTGAAGAAGTCTTCTTAGACAAGGACCTACAAGCTACAGATAATTTATCGTCATTTGTACTTGCAGCGATTTATGCATTTTAATCAATGACCTTTAAATGCCTTTACGCCGGCAAATATTTCTACATCAAGATCATTCTCTTTGGGTGGGATAGGACAGGAATATTTGCCGCTGTAGGCACAATAGGGATTATAAGCCTTATTAAAATCTATATAAACTTCCCTGGATTCTGGTATCCTAAAATCTATATACCTCCCTCCTGCGTAAGTACTTTCACCATTAGTGAGATCTGTAAAAGGCAGGAACAGGTAATCAAAATATTCAGGATCCTGGGTTAGTTCCTGGTTCTGATATAAGTTCAGTTTAAAGTCTTTACCTTTATAAGTGAAATATAATTCTCCGTATTTAACATACACAGGCATCCTTTCTGTACTGGTTTTCATAGCAAATGGCGATTCTGCAGGGGTTCTTACAAAATCAGCCTTTACTATATATTCTGAATTGACCTCAAAAAACTCAAGTCCGTTAAATTCTTTCAAGTCTTTTTCTTCTAAAGGAGATTCTTCAGGATCTGCATATTCTTTATTCAGCTCTTTCTGAAATTCTTCCGCACTGGCTATAAGATCAGTTTGCTGCGCCACTAAATTATTGAGACTTAATAATAAAAAGAAAAGGCAAAAACTGATTATTCTAATTCTAGTCATGGGTTATGTTTTCAAACATTCAAAATTAATGATTAATACAGCAAAAATTTAATTTAATTTTGGAGCATATCACCTACTATGCAGAAATTATTTAGATCGTATTTTGAATCTTTTGGAGGATTAAGAAGAGAGATCTGGCTTTTGTCAATCATCACTTTAATAAACAGGGCTGGAACAATGGTGATCCCGTTCCTTTCCCTGTACCTAACAAAGAGCAGAGGCTTTAGCCTGGAAGAAGTTGGCTGGATACTCACCTTCTTTGGCCTGGGATCGGTTACAGGTTCCTGGCTTGGAGGCAAGCTTACAGATAAAATTGGTCATTATAGAACTATGGCAATTAGCCTGATTTTATCTTCTGTTTTATTTGTCTTACTACAGTTCCCATCAACATTCTGGTCTATTTGCATTGGTATTTACCTGGTAATGTGTGTTGCAGATATTTTTAGACCTGCAGTTTTTGTAGCAATCAACGCATATAGTAAACCGCAAAACAGAACCAGGTCTTTGACATTAATAAGACTTGCAATTAACCTTGGTTTCTCGGCCGGACCAGCTGTTGGCGGATTTATAATCGCAACTGCCGGATATAGCGGACTATTTTGGATAGATGGACTTACTTGTTTAGCCGCCGGTATTCTACTACTTAAACTCTTACATCCAAAAAAGGCAATAGCAGAAAAAGAAGATATTGTAATACAGGCAAAATCTGCCATGAGTGATAAGCTTTATCTTATCTTTATCCTGGCCATGATGTTATTTGGTTTTATTTTTCTTCAATATTTCTCTACCATCCCCTTATTTTATGCAGACTACCATCAACTTAGCGAATTTGAAATTGGCCTTTTATTAGGGCTTAATGGGTTAACGATCTTCCTATTTGAAATGCCACTCATAAAATTCATGGAAAATAGAAGACATTCTGCTATTGCCTATGTAATATTCGGGACCGTATTAACGGGACTAAGTTTTCTGGTAATTAACTTAACAGGTTGGACAGGGATTTTAATTGTAGGAATGCTACTGGTAACTCTTGGAGAAATGATCGCATTTCCGTTTTCCAATAGTTTTGCCCTGAGTAGATCTGACGGCAAGAAGAGGGGCTCTTATATGGCGCTCTATAGCATCGCTTTTTCGGTAAGCCATATTTTTGGGCATAACTCAGGGATGCAGCTTATAAATAAATTTGGATTTGAGATTACGTGGTATACCATGCTCGCTTTATCAGTAATCGCGTGTACGCTTTTATTAATCCTAATAAATCTTCTGAAAAAGGAATCCTTTTAATTCTCCTCTGTTTTTTCATTATAAAATTTAGAGTCTCCCAGATATTTCCTCACAATTTCATTGTATTCCGAAGAAAATTTCAAATCCAGAGCTCCTTCAATACTATAAAGGGATTCCATGTCTGAATATCCGGTTTTTAAGAGATCTTCCAGGTATAATAAGGCAGTTTCATGATCTCCATCACTCCCGGCCAGAGAAATGATTTTAAGATAAGCTTCGGGATCGGTCTTGTTGATAGCAGTTCTTAGTACACTAATAAATATTTTACTGTCGATGGGGTTCTTTGAATTTATGATATTCTCATACTCACGCCTGGAAACAAAGTCCAGATAACTCAAAAGCCTATGAGCCATATTCTTTTTTGCATCATTCTGGCTATTCTTGAGTTTTTCCAGTTCATCTACTTGATA
Protein-coding regions in this window:
- a CDS encoding porin, which gives rise to MKAITSSKLVKFLFLLPIALSTSSLIAQEEEESPKFTINGSIDAYFRTNFNGLNKAVELVGGDEVSFTPAAPASSFANDPGFAIGMANVILGYEGDKVGFVADLVFGPRGEDAVFLSQPSTNIVNQLYAYYKVNDALKFTLGNWNTFLGYEVISPVANFNYSTSYMFSYGPFSHTGLKADFSFDDNWTGMLAVMNPTDYTEFNPIGKYSLGAQLGYSNAYGNAYLNFIYGEQSLSDDALFQIDLTTGWDLTESFYLGFNGTYQDTEGIGFYGAALYPQLAFSESFGLGLRAEYFKELEEGGPAYGADVRSLDFTLTASYNVGGLIIKPELRLDSISEEVFLDKDLQATDNLSSFVLAAIYAF
- a CDS encoding DUF1684 domain-containing protein — protein: MTRIRIISFCLFFLLLSLNNLVAQQTDLIASAEEFQKELNKEYADPEESPLEEKDLKEFNGLEFFEVNSEYIVKADFVRTPAESPFAMKTSTERMPVYVKYGELYFTYKGKDFKLNLYQNQELTQDPEYFDYLFLPFTDLTNGESTYAGGRYIDFRIPESREVYIDFNKAYNPYCAYSGKYSCPIPPKENDLDVEIFAGVKAFKGH
- a CDS encoding MFS transporter encodes the protein MQKLFRSYFESFGGLRREIWLLSIITLINRAGTMVIPFLSLYLTKSRGFSLEEVGWILTFFGLGSVTGSWLGGKLTDKIGHYRTMAISLILSSVLFVLLQFPSTFWSICIGIYLVMCVADIFRPAVFVAINAYSKPQNRTRSLTLIRLAINLGFSAGPAVGGFIIATAGYSGLFWIDGLTCLAAGILLLKLLHPKKAIAEKEDIVIQAKSAMSDKLYLIFILAMMLFGFIFLQYFSTIPLFYADYHQLSEFEIGLLLGLNGLTIFLFEMPLIKFMENRRHSAIAYVIFGTVLTGLSFLVINLTGWTGILIVGMLLVTLGEMIAFPFSNSFALSRSDGKKRGSYMALYSIAFSVSHIFGHNSGMQLINKFGFEITWYTMLALSVIACTLLLILINLLKKESF